A segment of the Lagopus muta isolate bLagMut1 chromosome 8, bLagMut1 primary, whole genome shotgun sequence genome:
AAGGTTTGTTCATTATCATGCCAGTAGTCAGTGAAGTGTTTTGCAGACACCACATACAGATGTATAACATTATTTAATGCAAACTGGCTTCCTACATCACCCCAGCGCAACAGTGTTGAAGTACAACATGCAAGGGTCTGAGTATTAGCAAACCTCTTGGTCAAAGTCTGGTTTAGCTCCTAGCTCAAAGTATGTATGGTAATCATCACCTCAATTTCCTGCAAGTTTCTTAGGTCAGTAGGGTAAATAAAACAGTTCAGGCCTAATTCTGGCTAAGTTAGTAACATTGTGCTAAAACTGCTGGAACTGCCACAAGccatcttcattttaaaagtgcTGTCTCCACATCAGCAGCTTTTGGATATTTCAAGAGAAATGCATTCTGCAAattggttttttctttctttttctttttttccaggttcCAAAACGCTTACCACTGTCATGACTGAATGCCACTTTTAGACAAGGCACAAAAGCAGTGACTTCGATTGTTCAGTATTAAGATCACGAGAAAGTGATATTACAATacacatgagccagcactgtctCACAAAAAGGACTCTATTAGAAAAGAGGATTCTGAAAATTTTCAAGCTTCAGAGAGTGCAGTTTCCTTTTAGAAGAGCATCTTGAAATGTTCAGAATGTTACAGGTAAACCTGGTTGTTTCCCTTTAAAGTCCTTTGTTGGTAATACAAAGTTTCCTTGCCTTTGCAGATATCACTGTCCACAACTGATTTCTCTCCATGTACTTTCAACTTGGTCTTGGTACCCTCCTGATCAGCTTGAAAGCAATCATTTCAATTATCTGATCTTTAAATTAGCTACATAAACTAGGCCCTGTGTTAAACCTCCCTCCATTGCTTTCATTAAACGTTGTTTATAAAGCAAAGGTCCTTTACAGCAGAGCATGCACAGATTCTTCCCACAATCTGCTTTCATAGCTTTTATCCAGTCAGTCAGCAGAAGCAGActttcctttcagctttctAAATCTTCCCTGGTCAGGATTGTCCTTTCCACACTGGGAAAACCTTGCATGGTTGTGTCCCCTGACGGACAAAGGTTGAAGTCAGGGAAAGCTCTAATAAACGGAACAGGGCACCACTCAGCCACGGAGGAGACGGCCAAGAACTCATTCTTCCTCCTCTACAGGCAAAGCAGCTAGGATAGATTCACATTCCTACTTAAGCTCACATACCAAATTTGGAAGTTAGCAGAACAATTGCAGAACTCCCATGAGTTTATTAGAGTGAGAATGGGTAAATTTACTACTCTGCCTCCATGCACTTCATAATTCTTCTATTCCCCTAAAGATGTCAAACAGAGCAGAGCCTGGGGACAATAATGCGGTCCTGTCAGAGTGGACAAGGGTCACAGTCTCAGCCTGGTCTGTTTTtataaagcaaaagcaaacaatgaaTCATCCAAACAGTATACATTAACTCAGTTCTGTAGTCCAATCGTTTATTTCCAAATTCCCTTTTAAGTTATTTATGTTGTGTTCCACAGAAATATGAAAGTTTGACTTTTCTGCTATAAAATTCAGTTACTAACTACCTCTGATCAGTACCAGCACTTCTCGACTGAGAAGCTCAGAGtttctcctttgttcttttattattttctttgagaaaaagaaaaagttgattCATGTTGAATTCATGACAGTTGGAAAGCTGAAGAACACCAATAGCTGGGTTACCAGGCTGGACTAAGCACGCTCATGCTATTCGATTGCTGGGGCTCTGTGCTTCGGGCCTCTCCTTcacacagctttgtgctgtgccTCCTTGATCATCGTTAccttatgaaaaataaagcagggtCTTTCTTCCCTGTGATTTATTCCTGGTGCTAAAataagtttaattttattttaggaatttTTAGCACATCCTAGATGACTGAACTGTGTTACTAAACCAATGCTTACAGTGCATAAGGGGAAGGATTTTATATTCTTTAGGCACTTGATGTTGACATACATTCCATCCTAGCGCCCCTCAACAGCTTTGAAGATGTTATTTCCTACGGATCATTCTGAATCATGTAACTCATACTGCAGAAGGATCAGCCACTCTCTTTCCCCCAGACATTCACGGCATCATGGAGGAGAATTCTCTCTCAACACCTCTAATATTTCTTATCTAACATGATAGTCTCCCTGCAAGTGTATGTAACAGAGGATTTTCTTTGGCAGATACAGCAGGAGACATTCTCCTAAATATTTACATCCAACAGCTGACTCTTTTCTATTATGGAAATATTCCCCTTGCAGTACAGCAGTTCCTAGGATCGGGTCCATCATCTGTTTACCTGTAATTCTTTTCCTGTTAAGAATATACGATAGAGATTTTGCTCTAAAACTATCTCATCAGTGTTGAGttcttttttgttactgttattttctttttggtcacACAGAAGTACCAGTCAAGACACGCTTTTGTACAAAGAATTCCAAGTTCTTCCAGCTTTATAATTAACTCTCAGAACCGTGTGATCCCACTTAAATTACACAATGCAGAAACTCATTAAATTGCTAAAATATAAGAACTTAGAACTCTCTGCTGCAAGTACCTGTAACGTAACAAACAATCACAGAGGAGTACCTTCTTGTCCTCTGGCTGCGTGTCTTTTTCCCTGCACCCTGAGTCAGTCAGCGgtgtcagaaaaaaagtcacacaGTTCCTGACTGTCCAatcatttctattatttttccctctttaaatAAGGAACAAACGTGTACTAAAGTGCTTTATCTACATGAACCACATCAGTACATTATAGAAACAAGAAGTTCTAGTCCCGgtgggagcagggaagggaagattCTCATTTTAGATACAAAATTTAGATTGTTTACAATCTAAGTGAAACAAAGATTCAAGAGAACGCGTTCTCTCTCttgtcttttttctcctttttgtaaaaaataaaaaataaaagtgcagtcaaatagaaaataaatgcagcagaCGCAAGCTGAGTTGAGGCAGGCTGTTAGTGATAGTGTGCAAACGTGTGTCTTAGCAGTTCATCTGCAAATGGTCGCAGCTTGGCCTCGATAAAAATCCTTTTCAGGAAATCCCGAGCATGGTCTGAGACATGAGGTGGTAACTGGGGATTGGTTGGCTGAGTGGCAATCTTAAAGATGGCAGCCATTGCTTCAAATTCTGCCCATGGGGGCTTCTCAGTGAGCATTTCTACCACTGTACAACCTACGCTCCTGAAACAGAGGCAAAAGCAAGACAGCAGGTTACAACAGAGTCGTGCTCTTGTAGGAACACAGGAAATATCAAGTAGCTTCTGAAGTACCACAAGGAAGCAGTGTTCACTCATCTCTACAATGCAACTTTGATTGAATGCAGCTATCCGCTATCACAGCGTTCAGCAAATCACTATCTGTGCATCTCCAACGCATTGCCTCACTGGGCCAAACGCTAGTACCTCAGTGAAGAGCTAACGAGGTATTTATCCAGGCACTAATGGTTGAGTGAAGGCACTGCCACTATTCTCATTGACAtctcagtgctcagcagctgaCACAGACCTTCATGCAAGGTTGGTTCAAAGAATTCTCTTGTCATCGCTAAACCAGCGGGCTCACGAACTGCCACAGCAACAAACCCAAGATTTCAGTGCTACACTCTCTAAATGCACACATGTGGTTGCCAGTGCTCTCGTGTGTTATCTTCTTCAGCTTAAACCCCAGAATAAAACACTCCAATTCAGATGACAAACACTCGCATTCTGCTGAGAAACCACCCATCCTGAAATCATCACGAGTTTTGTTAGAGAAGTTTTGTAACATACCAGATATCTGCTTTTCTGCCGTACCCTTCTCCACTGATAACTTCTGGACTCATCCAGTATGGAGTTCCTGTGACAGACTTCATTCCTGTACCAGACAGACAGATGGTCTGCAGTCGTTTGCTGGCACCGAAGTCACCCAGCTTCACATTGCCTGCTGAATCTCGCAGAATATTTGCtcctggaaggaaaagaatgcaGCTTTGGTGTAGACAGCAGTATTAAAAAAGCTTGGGTTCAGTAATACAGTGAGAGATGGGTCTGGCACTCGCAGAGGATTTCTCCACTCCTATTACTCTATTTGGAGGTTCGGTAAAATGAACTGTTAACGTGCCTTTTGCAACCTTGGCCTTTCCCAGAAATTTTCAATTACTTTGGAACTGCTGACGAAGAAAAGAAGTGTGCCATGTGAGGGCAACAACCTGAAACAGGGAATTCTCTTCTCACACTACTAAAAATGCCTCGAGTCGgtactgaaagaaaatctcaaaCTGTGTCACAGACTTGCTCAAAATACTCATCTGCATAACAGAAATGTCATTGTTATTTCAcctttctggggaaaaaaaacattactgatacaaagcaaaaggaaaattgtaAGAGTTTTAGAGGATACAAAGCTTGTTCACCACACCTATTTTGCACATCACCACCATCTTCCCACATATCTcttgcagcttcttttttttttttttctttttctttatatgacTCTTGCAGCTTTTACACATCCCCTTTATCTATCAGCAAAAAGTAAGTACATCAATTTCCTGGCAGAAGAGTGCAAGAAGTGTGAGTCACTGAGGTCAGGGGAGTCACCTCTGCCAGGCAATTCTGTGACAGTGAAAGGCTGAGCAGTTTCTGCGTAGCTGATAGAAACAAAACTCAGTTTTGTGTCATGATGCTTTCCTCTGTACATTCCAACCGCTTGTCATGATCTTTTGGTATATTCAAAGCTACTTAAATTCAGAAGGGAATATTATCATGAATGCTTTGCAGACACTAGGGAAACCTTTTCAGAAGTCTGCTAGAACACTCAGTTTACAACAGTGACAAGAATAAAAGAATCATGATTGCTTTCCATCAGAGTCAGTATTTCAGTATCCCATGCTTAATTTAGTCACACCTGGCTGACAGGactgaaaaagaatttgtaGTAAACAGCACAAAACTGTGCCCAAGACTGTCCTCCTTCTTACCTTTAATGTCTCGATGGACGATCATGTTTGTGTGCAAATAGAGAACTCCTTCTAGGATCTGCCGTGTGTATTTGCGAGTCACGTTCTCTGTGAGTGCTCCATATGATTTTAATTGGTCTTTGATGGACCCCTATGGCAAAGAAGTATAGAACACTAATGTTCCTAGGATCACAAGTGGTCTGATACACTCATGCTGAACTTCAATGATGATTACATGGccaaaacacagacattttaaGCAGCAGGGCATTCTGGGTCAACTTAAAGCACAGATGTAGTTTTGTGtcccttaaaaaaatatttttaatcaaagctTCTACACAAAAGAGGCTGAACAGAGAAGTCATACGTTAAAACGTTAAGCCATTAACTCTAAAACTATTGAGTAGCTCAACAGCAACAGCGTGTTGTACAAAAAAAGGGAACGAGTAAGTAAGCACCACTCTTGGTTCTTTTGATAATGAAATGGTGATACTCAAGTTGGTCAACAGGTCGGTTTACATTGTTAGTTTATatctgaaggggaaaaaaaaggttgtcaaaaaaaaaaaaaacaacaggagaaGCTGGTGGGTGATGCTTTATagctaaataaaaattaaaaagtaagcTTAAAAGAACATCGAGTCAAAAATTCAGTTCTGTAACCATCGTTGCATAACATGGCTCTTTTAATCAAAGATTATTGCTGCAATACTGTCTTTCAAATCTCAGATGAATTCAAGAATTCTCCCAAAACAAAGCCCAAAACTCACCTAAAAACACACTTTTCTTCCGTTAAGTACAGTGCTGCAACTATTCAGAAATACAAATCCTATGTataaagcacattttatttaGCTCTGCTGACCCCACTtggtgagaaaatgaaaattggcACTGTTCAGAGCTGAGTACATTTCTTACTATAATGGTAACAGTAGAACAGTTCTGCATGTATCCAAGTGccacaaacaaagaaaaattttggTATGCACTTCTTCCCACATCTATCTTTGCtagctttcttgttttaaaacaattccACAGTTGATATGTTGACAAGCCAAGAGCACAAAGCATTACAAAACGAAATATTAAGTTCAAGGAGACTCAAGAGTATATAAACGATGCAGGCTTTTCAAAAGGTTGCTCAGCACTTCATATGCCACAATCAAATGCAAAAACATTCTGTACAAACCACAAcaattttgaaaaagcaaacaatgtaAAAGACATGGAGGGACTGCTACAAATACTTGTTGGTACCCAGCTattgtttcattttaacttGGAAGCTTCTTTAATACCTGTGTGCCCTTCTGCAAAAGCTGCCCCCTTTTGCACTTTTGGCACTTTTTTGGGTGCCTACTGTATCCCACAGAAATGATGGGTGAGGTGACTGTTTCCTTGCTTACCCCTGGCATGTATTCCATGAATATAGAGAGTGTTCTTTCAGGTGGGTCCCTCAAGAAGCCGTAATACTGAACGATCCTCTCATGCAGCAGATTTTTCAGCAACTGAATCTCGCATTCAAGAGCGTTTACTTCCTAAAAccaccacaacaaaaaaaccaacaaaatcaAATGCGTTCACTGAATAAGGATTTGCCCAACAATTTTAAATGTGGTGTGACACTAAAATCAGTAACCAAACTAATTCATTTCAGCTATTAACAAGACAGAATTCCTAATGAAGACATGGAAACACGTATTAGAACACAGAAAAGGAACAGTTTAGTTTGTAACACTTTAGCTTATCATACAGCACCTCTGCACTGTACCTCATACCTTGCTAGTTTCTGGACTATCAGGATCAAACTGCACTTGTTTAACAGCCAGTTCTCTTCCGGTATCAGCATCATAACACAGATACACTCTGCCAAATGCACCTTGACCCAGCAGTTTGCCAAGTCTCCAATTAGTTGGAGCTCGTGGTGCTGAAAAAGTAAAcaagatttctgttttaatgtaAGTTTGTTATTCAgctgattaaaagaaaaaacaacacatagaaaataactttttcaaggactacatttttcaaaggaagatCACACTTTCTCTATATAAGTTGCAAATATCAATAAAACTTCCTGTAAGATGGGAAATTTACTACAAGTTAATCAATTTCTTGCAAAGTTAAGCCTACTTAAGCAGTTAACAACAGCTaagctgaaaaacagacaaagtGTGTTAACCAAACTTAGtaacactgttttaaaaatgaaggctTAATCAAAAGCTGCCAACTACTGAAGTCATTGCAAGGAATATTTGCTCCACCACAGACATATAACATTAGCAACAAAGGCCAACAAGTTACTCCAGCCTACATAAGCTTCAAAGTTTAAcacatcaaaaatattttcatagtgATTTGTTACCATAGACGTATATTCCATGGAAAAATCTAAATGAAGACTGGCACagcaagcaatgaaaaaaaatagaaagcacgAAATCCTGACTTTTTCCTATTAGGAAGAGAGCAGCACATTGTTCAACCACATTTCTTTCGACATGACAAACTTGAAAGGTAAGAGTTTTGCAGCAGATGTCACAAAGTTCCTTAACTTACAGCGACTGGGTGGGCTGATGTCCATGACTGTCAAGGTAGGATTGTCAATGTCGCTCCcccttctcctcatcctgttATCCTCGTACTCTGGTGTGAAGacactgctcccactgctggTGCTCAGCGAGTGATCAGTGGGACTGAAACTAACAGGTGACCGGAAGCTGTTCCCCTGCGTCCTCCTGGCTCTTGGAAAGGTTTTACGACCTTCAGTGTTACACAGAGAATACCAACGTTACGCTACAAACAAACACTACTATGTCATCTGTGTATGCAAATGCTTTATGAATTCTACACAGCATGGTTCACACCTCCCACGCCATATCATGTGATGCAGCAACGATGACATTTTACAAAAGTTTCAAACTAGAAATTAATACAGATGTTACATAAAGATTGGACTGAATGGTTTAAATTAGAGTGTCCAAAACTGCAAGTGGCAAAATGAGGGCAATTTCTACAGCTGTCCTGAAGTTAACTGACATGCTTCAGAAACAGAGAGGAGGCTGTGAGGGCAGGAAGGGAAATGCCCCACCTACATCTGTATCACTAACAAGGTGGGAAGAATACATTCCTGATAAAAAAGACAGATGTTGACATCTCAAGGATGCCCAGGTTGCCATATTcgctctttaaagaaaataagaataaaaagtaGAGAAAGCTCTACCCTTGGAATCAACAGGgaaagcacaaaagaaacatCATAAATATAGCATGACTTAGCAATGGATACAGTGCTGGAATAAAAAAGGACACGTACTCAAAAAGGTAAATTACATCCAGATGCTTAGAATAACATCAATATATTCAGATAACAAACATTTTTAGGTCAGCACAGCTTGATGAAGTTTCATCCAAGGGAGCTTCAGCATAAATCGCTGAAGAAACATTTGAGTCATTAAGTATTACACCAGAGATGGAGTTCCCAGAGGACTGAAGAAGGCAAGGGAAACATCTTGAAGGAGTGGACTCATTTACACACTAGTCAGGCtaatttcagtgctgtgatATGTGAACAAATTATTGAGCAGTGTTATAAAAATCACTGAGAAGACATGATAAAACAGCCAAAATTGATTTGTCACATGTAGCTAATTCAATGCACCATTTCAAGAGGACATTTCCTCAAGCCAACTCACAGAGTTTTGGCTGCCACAAGATTGAAGAGAATATAAAATAAGGGCCTTGCACGAATGCTTGAAAAAATCTTTAAGGAATGTATTAAGGTTTGATAGAAGAAAGttaaggagaaacaaaacagattctTGTGAGATTTAATTTTACTGCAGGCAGCAATTACTTTTCAACTCTGTTACAAAGGAGTAACTAGTTACGCGCTGCATGTGCACCATTAAGATTTCATTAGatagattttcttctttagattttaagaagagaaaagcaagttaATTATGTAGGACTCCT
Coding sequences within it:
- the MAP3K2 gene encoding mitogen-activated protein kinase kinase kinase 2 isoform X1, producing MGGGGVCSASISLFLDQNNNEQQALNSIMQDLAVLHKASRPALPQQETGKPKSSSPKKQNDVRVKFEHRGEKRILQLPRPVKLEDLVAKAKVAFGQTMDLHYCNNELVIPLTTQDDLDKAVELLDRSVHMKSLKILLVIHGNTQSPSVNNVEPLPSLEDLDNTVFGVTERKRRLSVLGSNNRDRSSPPPGYIPDELHQVARNGSFTSINSEGEFIPESMDQMLDPLSLSSPENSGSGSCPSLDSPLDGDNYPKSRMPRAQSYPDNHQEFSVDYDIPIFEKFGKGGTYPRRYHISYHQQDYNDGRKTFPRARRTQGNSFRSPVSFSPTDHSLSTSSGSSVFTPEYEDNRMRRRGSDIDNPTLTVMDISPPSRSPRAPTNWRLGKLLGQGAFGRVYLCYDADTGRELAVKQVQFDPDSPETSKEVNALECEIQLLKNLLHERIVQYYGFLRDPPERTLSIFMEYMPGGSIKDQLKSYGALTENVTRKYTRQILEGVLYLHTNMIVHRDIKGANILRDSAGNVKLGDFGASKRLQTICLSGTGMKSVTGTPYWMSPEVISGEGYGRKADIWSVGCTVVEMLTEKPPWAEFEAMAAIFKIATQPTNPQLPPHVSDHARDFLKRIFIEAKLRPFADELLRHTFAHYH
- the MAP3K2 gene encoding mitogen-activated protein kinase kinase kinase 2 isoform X3 produces the protein MDEQQALNSIMQDLAVLHKASRPALPQQETGKPKSSSPKKQNDVRVKFEHRGEKRILQLPRPVKLEDLVAKAKVAFGQTMDLHYCNNELVIPLTTQDDLDKAVELLDRSVHMKSLKILLVIHGNTQSPSVNNVEPLPSLEDLDNTVFGVTERKRRLSVLGSNNRDRSSPPPGYIPDELHQVARNGSFTSINSEGEFIPESMDQMLDPLSLSSPENSGSGSCPSLDSPLDGDNYPKSRMPRAQSYPDNHQEFSVDYDIPIFEKFGKGGTYPRRYHISYHQQDYNDGRKTFPRARRTQGNSFRSPVSFSPTDHSLSTSSGSSVFTPEYEDNRMRRRGSDIDNPTLTVMDISPPSRSPRAPTNWRLGKLLGQGAFGRVYLCYDADTGRELAVKQVQFDPDSPETSKEVNALECEIQLLKNLLHERIVQYYGFLRDPPERTLSIFMEYMPGGSIKDQLKSYGALTENVTRKYTRQILEGVLYLHTNMIVHRDIKGANILRDSAGNVKLGDFGASKRLQTICLSGTGMKSVTGTPYWMSPEVISGEGYGRKADIWSVGCTVVEMLTEKPPWAEFEAMAAIFKIATQPTNPQLPPHVSDHARDFLKRIFIEAKLRPFADELLRHTFAHYH
- the MAP3K2 gene encoding mitogen-activated protein kinase kinase kinase 2 isoform X2: MGGGGVCSASISLFLDQNNNEQQALNSIMQDLAVLHKASRPALPQQETGKPKSSSPKKQNDVRVKFEHRGEKRILQLPRPVKLEDLVAKAKVAFGQTMDLHYCNNELVIPLTTQDDLDKAVELLDRSVHMKSLKILLVIHGNTQSPSVNNVEPLPSLEDLDNTVFGVTERKRRLSVLGSNNRDRSSPPPGYIPDELHQVARNGSFTSINSEGEFIPESMDQMLDPLSLSSPENSGSGSCPSLDSPLDGDNYPKSRMPRAQSYPDNHQEFSDYDIPIFEKFGKGGTYPRRYHISYHQQDYNDGRKTFPRARRTQGNSFRSPVSFSPTDHSLSTSSGSSVFTPEYEDNRMRRRGSDIDNPTLTVMDISPPSRSPRAPTNWRLGKLLGQGAFGRVYLCYDADTGRELAVKQVQFDPDSPETSKEVNALECEIQLLKNLLHERIVQYYGFLRDPPERTLSIFMEYMPGGSIKDQLKSYGALTENVTRKYTRQILEGVLYLHTNMIVHRDIKGANILRDSAGNVKLGDFGASKRLQTICLSGTGMKSVTGTPYWMSPEVISGEGYGRKADIWSVGCTVVEMLTEKPPWAEFEAMAAIFKIATQPTNPQLPPHVSDHARDFLKRIFIEAKLRPFADELLRHTFAHYH